From Struthio camelus isolate bStrCam1 chromosome 8, bStrCam1.hap1, whole genome shotgun sequence:
CTGATATATCAGActaatattattaaaaaatattttcaagtttaaaaagctaaaattaagaGACTTACTTTCTGCAAACAAGTCAAGTCAGAATCTCGATGAAAAATTTTATCCATGGGGACGCTGCTGTTGAAAGTCAAATCAAAAAACAGCGTTGACGAAAGCAGACGTATGTCTTCATTGAAAAGTCAATAATAAATAGGCAAAGCTTCTAAACTGGCTATCTTAAAGTAAGCACATTACAAGCAGACACATACCTATGAGAGAATCTATATTTTTCAATTATCCATCTTGTTTTTTCAAATATCAGTTCCCACTGAGGTTCTTCCAACATCTGCTGTACTTCAAATTTGTAGGGCAGGCCTGCAATCAATTGAACATGATTATTCAGCGTTTCTATTACATCTgacattcctttttcattttaggTGCAATCCCTTCCTTCCTGGTAACTGTTCACAATTTATTACTAACTACAGCGACTTGCAGACTTGTTACTTGCCAAGGTTAAGCAGGTAAAAGTAAAAGTATGAGGCATTTTAGATTCCAAATTTTATGATGGTGGCAGTAGGGAACaaacctcttctttctcctcccagaACAACTCATATCACggagatgcacacacacacacaaaaaaaaaaaaaatctgtgatacaACAGAAAAACGACAAAGCAAATTGAGTTTTTACAACTTAGCACCACTTTCATCTTTTCTAGTCGTTAAGTTCTATATGGTTattaagtgagaagaaaaaaaatgtttcttttttcatgtGTGAACTAGCTGGCAAAGCGGCTGACTACTGTTCTAAACTTCAGAGGAATCATGCTACTAAAGGAAGAAATTCAGCTGGTTTATTGGGAGTAcctgaggaggggaagaaaaaaaaaaaaaacaaaactacaacAGTATTCTAAAGGAATGCCAGAAAGTTACTGGTAGCGCAGAAATCAGTTACTGAACATCGCGAACAGAGAAAGATGGTACATTTCAGTAAGTCACTAATGAAGTGCCTTTCCGAGATCATAAGGATGTAATGAGATGAATTACACGCTTTCAAACTAAAtcttaaagtaaaagaaaagaaagtagcaAATACAATTTGCTAGTTGAACATATCTTAGACGTGAAAATGTTTAACCAGTGTAGAATGGCTTTTGAAGAATGAGAAAATTCATTTATAGAAATGTTTCATGTGAAACATTAATTTTTTGTTCATTCGCACAGAACTCTACTGCCACAGTATAAATTAACTTTACAGATGCTGCAGAATTAAACACCGCTTCATGAGAAGGTTTATGAAAAACTTTGACAAATatatgctgtaatttttttttttttttttttttttacaaactgaTCTATGAACAATCTGCACAGACTTGGAAAAATAACCCAATGGTAAATAATCCATAAGAGAGATCTTGGGTTATTTCCAAAGAGCTACAGGAGAtaccattttggaaaaaattaatttctggagGAGGATAGGAATTTTACATCCTCCGTTACGTACGTGACAAAAAGATGCCTAAACCTCTAAGGACAGAGAACGTTTGTAAGTATTTTAGTTCCACACCACAGGAGTGGGGCGTGTGAAGGAACGGGAATCCAGGATTAGAGTGTAGCACTATCAGTAACGTAAACAGGAATTACTGCACAGATGTGGTCAACACTTCGCTTCCTCTAGGACTATGAAGCAAGTCTCCAGGTAGATGGTCTCCCACGCTTActtccacaggaaaaaacaggGGGAACTGTCAGGTCACGTGATCTTTATCACCTTGCCAAGAACATTAGAAAACCTGACATCTGCATACAAAAATCAGGATTTATACATgagagaaaagagacaaagaacATAACCATATAGTGTTATCCTGTGAATTTGTCTCAAATTAACGTCAGGCAATGAGCAGAACGTTTGATTAATGCTTAAAAATCCATGTGTTTCCTATGATGTGTTCTTAAGCTAttcaattagaaaacaaaatcattctgttttcatgaaatgttAGTGACATTTTAAATCAACAATTTACTCCCTTAGGTTGGGATTCGGGCCAGCATGCCATTTCTAAGACATGCTTGATAATTCATCTTTCCTATCTGCATTTTCCTGGACAGCTGGTAAGCTTGATCCTTTGACCTTCTGAATACTGTCACACAAACAAGGATTTCTGGCTGCTATTCATTCATCCACCTCCTAGCTACTACAGTGGCCAGTTCTTTGCTATTATACTTCTGTCTCTTCTGTCAAGGTCTCCGTTCAGAAAGCAACAAAGTTTAAGTAATAATTTGAAACAGCTTCTCAGTTATTCAATGACTTTTGAATGTAAAGAGTACATTCATAATATTTGTAATGTAACTGTGTTCATAATGCAAACTAATGACGACCCTTGCCCCAATACCTTTATTCACTTCATACTGTGGGGAATACTATCATGCCAGTATgctaattcagaaaaataatccTGTATCTATACTTGCATATTCTTGTTACGACAGCACGGGCCACTTGCAAGATCACTGCTTAAGTGAAACTCCTGGTTCTGTATAACAAGTCCTCCTTACCAAcatggatacacacacacatacacacccctaTTTCTCAAATCACAGTTCAAGTGCAAACAGTATTTTTCCCCTTAATgcccaaaaggaaaagaagaatgaaaacaatgAGTCAGACACTGGTACTTACGGTAGGAACCATCAGCACTGATCTCATCGCTAATTACTAGACAAGTAATCTGAGAATACGGAAGTGGATTATTTCGGTTATAAGGACTTATAATCATTCCAATGAACATGGCGCCACCCCTGGAGAAATAActctaaaaacaacaaaaagcacgAGAAAAATCCTGATATTTtatgcatgcaatttttttttcacaatagcattctgaaaataaaaaaaaagggctaACAGGTACGCCAGAAAACACTCAAAATTTGGGGAACATACATTCACATTTGAGCAAGTTACTGTTTATCATTGCTCATCTTCATTTAAACTACCACTAAATTAGTATTACTATACTCTGTAGCGCTACAAATCAATTTACGAACAAACTGATTTTAACATATATTAATGCAGTGATGTGTATTAACACTGTAAATACTAGAGAGACTTTTTAGTTTTGGGGTTATTGTTTTCAAGTGTACAGACCAGAAAGTACCTGATATTTAGCTTGAGTGTCAATATCTCTTATTGAGGGGTTGGGATCAAAGGCTGGGTGGGAATGATACCATCCAATAACACTATATCCTCTGGCAGCCAACGTTTCCGAGGCCTGCGTTTGAGACACTGGATCCATCTCACACTGCAATCCCGTACTGAGACTATTGCATGGTTCTGCTGCACAAACCtgttacccaaaaaaaaaaaaagtgtatagatTGACTGAAGCTTCTTGTATTTATCCgttaaaattctttaaataaattttatttctgattcatATACCAGCTCTTCCTCATGAAAGAGCTGACAGTCCAAAACTTGAACGTAAGCATAGTTCTAAAACTTCAAGATTACAGTAATTAGTTTCAGCTTCAACATACTTGAAGTAGCTGCTCCTTCGGAAATAACATTTACATCTATTCAAATTATATATAAAgtcttaatatattattttagagaaaatgtaaaaagatAAAACACTTACTTCAACAACGCAATCAGCTTCAGAGTATCTTCCGCCTAGCAATCCTATTACTTCTGCCATAGACACATGAGAGTGCTGAAATGATATTAAACAATTGTTGAAGATCAAATTGAATGATTTCTCCTAATATTGATTCACAGACGATAAAATATATTGGCTTCACAATTCCATTTCAGTTACTTGTTAATGACAGTAGAAGGAAAAATTAGGACAGATTAAGATTCTGAAGTATCccatgttttgatttaaaatgaacataaaagatgactttttgcttgattttatatatgcatatatgtgtttgtatatgtgcatatatacatacatgtatatttatatatacatgtatagtGCATTTGTATAACTCTTCTATATACAAAATACTAGCAGCTTCAGAAACTGAAGCCtctgaaatactgtaaaacaaCTGTGCATTTTGGTACAAGCtgtttttatacttaaaaaaaaaaatttttttttgtaaacacaaAATCAATTTCTGGACCGGTAGGAAATAAACCCCGAAGATTTCAAAATGGCAATGCATATTCAAGAGTAGTTTCAAGTAATTACATCTAAACTATGACCTTGAGGGTAATATGTACTAACACTCTCGTCAGTATACAACCACGTACCATCTAAAAAAAGCTAAACATAatgtaaaaaaagcattttaaggtATTTGGGTTTTATTTAGTAACAGATGCTAGATCTGAATGAAAAGAAGTCAGCTTAAACATCGTATTTCTCAGTTTCTAATATCGCACATAAAAAAAGCACACATATatcatagctttttaaaaagataatactCACCAAATCCATTATTAGAAGTGCTTCTGAAGACACTTTCACCTGAAAAGGTTCCTGAAATGATAAATACAATAATGAGTATAAGAAAAGTAATACAAATGAGTAAATGATTGTTCTTAATTATTCACTCATAGGCACATACCTGTTTTTCTTCCGTGAATAAACAGCATGGTATCAGCTGAAAGGGATCAAAGGaactataaaatgaaagaaaatgtctctAAAGATGTAGGACAGTTAGCAAACTAAGTTTCAAGTTTCCCCACTGTCTCCTTGACATCAGAGGAAAacctttatcttttctttacCGGATCCTCTCATCCCACAGTCGGACAGGTTTCCACTAACATTGCTACCCATGCCCATGAATTTCAATAGGAAGCATTTGAAATGCCTACACGTTATTTCTGACCAGAAATAATACATTAATGCTTTGCAGTGTTCCAGTCGGACCCTTGGAAgctgttttatttccaaaagatCTATTTTCGAACACGATGTACATCAAGTACCTTTTTACTTGTCTTGAACCTTTAGAAGATTTTGCAGGTTTgagtttctcttcctctcttcttcttgcTAATTCTTCAGCAGACAGgtgctaaaggaaaataaaaaactgtCTTAAGTGCTCTTCCAATACCAATTCCAAGTCTAGCCCAGAATAACTCCCCGACATCAATATCCTCTTGATACGTTAccaattttttctttctggactATTCATGATACAGGGAAAGAGCCGTAACAGAATCAAGCAGTatgaaaacaacaacaatcaGAGATCCAGTTTGCAGAAAGACTGATGAGAGAATTATCACATTTCCCCAAGTCAATCAAATTTAATAAAAACCACAGCCCGTATCTCAAACCATGCATGAATGCAAGTGTTGTAactaagaaaggagaaaatcttCCATTATGACTTGTAGCCAGAATTTTTCATAACATCTCTTTGGGAATTAATGTTCTCAGACGTTTTTGATTCCCAAAGTAGTTATTCTGCAGAGAATACCAGAATTATTAACCACACTTATTCAAAAATTAGGTACATCACTATAAAGTCAGAAATCTTGTTACAGATAATTCTTACTGAGCGCTGTAAACATAAGTGAATTTTCCACACAGGAGAAATAGGATGTTTACAGTTCTTTGTCTTTAATTTGAAATTGCAGAAATGGGCATACTcacgtggattttttttcccccaaatcttctataaaatatttaaatttgtaAGAATTTTTTGTAGTAGCTCCATAAACTACAGTGTTTCTGGGAATATTACTAACAGCAGTATTAACATTAGGAACCATCTGTGTTACAAGCAAAAAGGAACCTtacaagactggaaaaaaaaattaagtcctaTTCTCCTATTTCCTATTGTTAGCTTTAGTAAGGCTAAAGTAAACTAATGAAAAGATCATGCTCAAGACTCAAATAATCTGAGTACTAGACCAATTCCTATTGCACTAAAGAACACCTGAGTCACAAGTTCTGCACTTTCACTCATTAatcatacatatgtatgtacctGTAAGGCTGCTGTTTTACTCTGGATCTGTAGCTTTAAAAGGAACAGGTTCAAATatgtaattgaattttttttgttttttgttttttaaataaaaacagtagaAAGTCATCTATTTTGACATCCAGATATCCACACTAAAAAAGAAAcgggtaaatttttttttcctttcaaaaaaggaagatgaagccgTCATTTTCTGCCAGATTCATGAGAAatctgaattaaataaaaatgaattttgtgcTAAAGTAAacccaattttttttaaaggtacaacTAAAAGGAATCATTGGGAGAATTCATTCCATTTTTTGCTGACCCTTGATGGCGTGATATTTTAACCTTAATTTTGCATTAAGCTGTCCCCACTCCATATAAAGGGTTTATCtaacatgaaatgaaaacaatttttctgtAACTGAAAACAAAGAGTCATAAAGTCTCCCACACGACAATGCAAAGAGTTTTATAGACGATAAAACAGGGCCATATGCGCTCGTGACATGAACACCTTTGTAAACACAAAGTACAATTTTTTCTTTATCAGTAGCATAAAGATGTAACAGATGCTACATTATTTTCAAATTACTGCTTCCAAAGAGAGGTTAAGCACCTATTATACAACCATTTTCCTAGTATATTTCATGCAACACCACCTGCTAGCAATTAGCAAGAATTAGTTCTGTAAGTCGAGTTTAACAACAGAAGGGTTACCTCAAACGTCTGTCCTTCCAAATCCTTAGCATCACACCAGTTTCCCCAAGGGTCTCGCACTCGTCGTCTTCTTGTACGCtgcaacaagcaaataaacaaacatgagTCAAGGATCATACTCCTGAAACACTAAATTTACTTAATTTAATCAGCCATAAGAAAAACATCCAAAAGGTTACTTTCACATGGACATTACTACGACaaatttccaaaaaagaaaacatccctGGAGTTCTGTAGAATTAAGTAGTTCACAATCTATCACAAAACATCAccaataaaatttcaaaaaaatttgttttaaggCTGTAAAACATAAATCCTGGATGATACTCCATGGATCATCAACATCCGACAGCAACAGTACGCTATTAACCAGCTGTGAGTTACAGTGCAGACAACACAGCAAGCTATAAACTAATATGTTTACATCTAGTGTATGCTACAGTTCTTTATACGTAAAATTCTTTCTTCACAGTAGGACTGATTTCGTTTTCTTTCATTAACTAATTTATTTTCTATGAAGTATCTAAAAACCTACAttaaacataaatataaaaattaatctGGCAAACCTTGGTAATTTACATAGTAATAAATGAGTTACTACTGTGCTTAATTATGCACAGAAAGCTCTCACTAAGTTACATCAGATATCTAGTATACTTAAGGATTAGAATGCAAGCCACTTAATGACACACTGCCAATGCACTCCACTGTTTTCTAGCTAATTCAGTCTAATAAATTATGGAAGGGGTTGGGGCTCCAAAAGAGATTGTAACACAATCTTAGCTGAGCACCTGAATACAAATTAATCGCGCAAGGTAACACAAATTAGGACAATGCACCTGTCCGAGAGCAAAACTAGCACTTAGACAGACACATGAATTACAACGCATTCTGATAAAATGGCGAACAATCACAAAAAATTCTTTAGATGTCCTTGTTTGATAGTAGAAAATTTGAAAAGACCATCTCCCTAAACTTACCATTGACTGCAAACGCTGAGCAAGTTGGTAGGCCTCCGCTGTGTCTTTGCCTTCTTTGGACCGTGTTTTATCAGCTGGTTGCGGTCTGTTATAGACAGCCTGTTCTACAGGATACAGAGAAGATGTACACTGGCACTTCAGTAAACTATGAAGCCACTTATTTCTGGTACAGAGCCAAGAATGACCAAaataaacagtaaagaaaaatgcCATAAAGAATCCCGAAACCCCCCCTCCACCCTGTTAGAAGGCACCTCTTCATGGTCATACCACTGACCGACTATTGTCCTCTCATTACCACAGCACTTTTAAAACAGGAgaacttccttttttcttgttaatttatttttaaaagtctatgtTTCAGAAAGTATGTACTGTGGGACACTCCTGCTTTCCAAGCTGACCGTCACTCAGTGTTTGACCAAAATCTATCCGCTACAGAGACTCTAAAACTGAATGCTAGTGATACTAACTTACAGGTATGTATTAACATATCACCTAATTTTAACATTTGAATCTTGTAAGAAAAAGAGCCTGAGGAAGCAGatattatttcagaaatacttcACGTTCAGTctaggaaaacaaggaaaagaaacaatagcTTTAATTCTAGCTTCTCTAGGGGAACCAGAATTTCAGATATAGCAGGtatcaggaaaacaaacagaaacccagGACATGCAGAACAACGCATAAGGAAGAACAGCAGTTGGTGTCTAGGGTCACATAAAAATAGGGGAGGGGGGAGTCTCTTTTGTTAAATCAGAAACCCATAATCCTGTAAGCAGGTCACAAACTCCTCTAGAGTCCCAAATGCCCTAATAGGCACATTTCCGCTCAGGAGGTCCTTCTCAGTAAGGATTAATGCAACTCTCCTGTGCGAGCAGTACACTCTAACATGAAGTAGTCCTTTATCATTAGTATCAAAATAGGCCAGAGTCATATAGGTTGGGGACACGACTGTACTAAATATAATGCAAACACCCAAGATTCTCTTTTgaagaactgaaatgaaacagcaaTTACTATTTAAGAGATCAGgagtaaaagaacagaaaagttagAAGATAATCAGAACTGAGCATCCATTTGGATAAAGTACAGCCATTCGTGCTACACTGAGAAGTGAACTTGAGACTTAAAGACACATCTATCAACCTTCTCGTTTACCCCTCACgtgaaattattcattttaacaaaaaaaaactgacaaTCAATAATAGATGTTCTCAGCATGTACTCTTTAGAATTTAGAGTTCTGAACTGATTGcagttaaaatattgtttttaccaCAGCCAAAGTTAATTGCTCCTATTAATTCCAAATACGTGTGTATCCGTCCAATACAGTTAACGTCACCACAGTTCTTCAGGCCTGGACGCACCGAAGTCTTATTCAGGTATTTGGGTTTACATCTCTCCCTAAAATAAAGCATAGCACATGTTCAAATAGTAACATAAACCATGGGGGAAAGTAAGGGTGGGAGAAAATTGCATGACTTTACCTTAGCTTAAGACGCACATAATATGCACCACTGTACTGAGCTCTCACAGCAAAAGTATAAATTTCACAAAACACGGACAATTTATTATGGGGTTCTGCCCATATATTCATATTTATGCAGACTGAAACAAATTCCTGAAAATGACCGGTGCCAGGAAGCAATGAATTACTCAAGAGTACTATGATTTTGTTAAACGCTGATAAGAATGCCTGTGTTAGATTAATCCAAATAGCTTATGTAACCATAGGCATCCTCGGTATAATAAATGAACCTGTTTTCACTTCCTGTGCACTTATTACATGCCTTTAAACTGATGTCGAGTAGTTTCAGTTCAACATTTCTTCTCTGATATGGGATTTTAGAGCTGCTTTGCAACTAGAACAAGTTGTACAAGACAACTGAATAAGTTAAATGCAGTAATGCTTTTCATACACACAAAACCCCGAACCACCAAAAAACACATAACACAAAGTTATACCAAAACAAACAGTACAGATATTTAGACTGTGACTACAGGGCATTAAGGTTCCTTAAACTGATTCCTAGCAGGtggaatataaaatattagaaCATACAAGCACTGTTCCAAATCAAAAATCAATCGGAACTATTTTTTCTGTCAGTGCTCAAGACTATACTTTCTAGCTGCCCTTCTGTGAAGGCACTCTTCTACAGACATAAAATCAGACACACATAACAGTATTACAGATATCACTACCGACTTAATACCAGATATTTTGATGAACCATTTATTAAAGCCATATATGCATTCTTATATATTTTGGGTGacaaaaaattggaagaaaataacCTAGCAAAATCGTAGCAGTTTGTTCTGACACAGGACATTCATTTCCATAAcgcttcaaaatatttcaattgcTTGGCTTCCAAAACGtataaaggaaacagaagaggggaaaaatgttcCTAGTCTGTGGTGTTCATCTGCAATCTTTAGAACGTTACCATAAAATTACTTCTACTGTTTTTAAGTAAGCTGTTGGTACCAAGTAGCGTTTTAACTACAACAAAGCAGTGCACAAGTCATCTTAATCACCTAGCATGTAAGTGAAATTAATGCATCTTACCACTGATCCAAAATGTAATTTCTAATTTTCAGATAACGCTCTGGTGTTTTAGCCTGGCGCCCTTCAAAAAATTCAGGAATAGCTTGCTTTTCTTCATCCAGAATGATACTTCTATCAATCTCcacttcctgatcaggtggcttAAGATCTTCTGTCTCTTCCTGAGGCTCTTCATCCATTTGGCAGGGAGAATGGAAAAGCAATCCAGTATCAGGCAAGTCCCTCTGTTCCTCAGTAAGCTCCCGATCAGTTACCTGCCTAGTGGCATGAGATGTTACTATTCTACTTTGCTCAGCTTTCTCAATGAAGTTATTACATTGCTGATAATCTAAGTTCATAGATTTATCACCGTTCATGTGCTGAGAACATGTTGCTGCAACATCTGGAAATATTAATGCTTCCACGGTGTCTTGCACAGTATGTTGAGGAACTTCTTTAGGTAAAGAAATTGCAGAACTGTGTCCAACAGATGAAAAAACACATTCCCTTCCTCTCATTTCTTGAGCTGGACTTTGGGAAAGAACTGACAGGTCAGATTTTCCAGCTTCCTGCAGGAAGGTAGGAGAAAGTAGTTCATCCATGTCATCTGTTATATCTACTTCTTCATCATCAGACAATTTTTCAATTTTCACTGCATTCAGATTGGGGTCTGCACGGCCTCTCAAGTTTCCGGGTGACCATGCTTCTACCCTAATTCCATCTTCAGTGGAAAGACTACTGCTACCACATcgattttgctcttctttttcacATTCATCATTTTTGGCCTTTGGaaagtacaaaataattttagaagggaaaagcaaaataatcctCCCATACCTACCCTCCAAATACTCAGAactgttttacattaaaaaaaaaaaaaaacagacataagATGAGGTATCTGACAGGCTGACAAATGGTAACGCCTCATATCTTCTCAGAAAAGTCAAGAGAATTATTCTCTAGTGTTTCTTCctcatgtttattttactttataaaaCATTAACATTGCAAGGGATTTTTACACAGCATTACAGGTATACTTTTACTGCAAGTGTAAAATGCCATCATGTATTTCAGTTCAACGCCAACAAAAttgctatttattattaataagAAACAGATAGgagtaattcttttttaaaatccccAGCAGTTTCAAACAGGGCCAAAAATGGAACTACACTGCCCAGCTGAAACGTCTCCACAGCAGAAGACAAGTATTTCCAGCCTGATAAATAAATAATGCGTATAGTATAATTGAATTCTTATACTCTAGGTTATCCcagtaataaaaatactgaaattattcTAGGAATTTTAAATCAGGTCTGATTTCATACCTAAATCTGCAGATAAGCATACTCACTTTTGAATGTGAGCATAAAAAGTGCAGGTAGTCAAATGACAATATCCAGGTAAAGACACGTGTCTACAAACTACACGTACCACAGCACACTTGCAAAGTTTCTGCGCACTAGAAAGATGCCGTTTACCTTGTTCTTAAAGTATTGCCTAGCATAGCTCTTTACTTGTAGAACGGTTCGACTTCCAATCAACTTGGCAATTTTTGTCCACCGGCGCCCAAACTTCACCTAGTACAACAGAACACATTTAAATTATCTAACCTCTAATATTCTAGGCATTGCATTTTATCTGAGAAGTGTTTACACACTCATTGTTCATTACAATCAAACAATACTGCTGCTAAATCCATGCTGAAGAATCTTGCTGCTCATAttctacaaagaaagaaattacttcCAATGGTAAGAATTATCGTTACTGTTCTTAAACAGAGGCTCTTCTTTACCCGACTCAGATACACTGTGAACTGTGCTGCTTACTACTCCAAGGAATCCTAGTGAAATGAATTGTTTGCAGGAATGGGCAGCATATACTTCACTTGTCCAAAAAAGCCTGAAGCCCTATTGTTATATAGTTGTACAGTGCCAAATATAAAGTCTCCAAAGAACTGAAGATAGTAATTAAAGGATTTCACTTTAATAGCCTGCTTTAAGCAGACTCTACAGTTTACATTTTTCACTACAGCGTTATGATTGTACCGTGACAATTCATAAAACTGGAAGCCTGATACATTTTGCGATCTCAAATTGTAACGAGTCGCACAGACAAGATCCGGTATACAAACGAAGCCATTTTTGGGGATTCATCAGCATAAATCTGATTTATCATTACATTCTTTGTAGATAGCACTTATTTTTAACACATTACAGGTATAAAAATAGAAGCAGATAAAGGTAGTACGCCAATTTTTTCAAATTATCATCTTTTTACTTAAAATGAGTTCACGATTTATATTCAGACTATTACGCACTTAAATAAACTCACCAGTCCTTGCTCAAACAGTTCTTTTTCTTGTGATGTCCACTTTAATGAGTAACTAGCTGATTTTGTAGGTGAACGCACCCTGGGAAGACAAGGACACAGAAATCAGTGGTTTCTTAAAAGCTGTATATTCTCAGATCACAGAAACTGAAGGTGATGTCTAGAATGATGACTACTAGCCAGCTTCTGTAAAACTTGGGATACCGTCTTAAACATGAATATGGCCAATAAAGAGAATATGTAGAATCATGCCAGTTTCTCCATCACAAAGGTAGATTCGAGGCAACACAACATTTATCAGTAACTAACTGTGCAGAAATTCATAGAAGGAACAAGCAAACATATAAGCTCAGGCAAGAAAGCCAACTAtaactaacaattttttttttttgatgtggagAAACTGTGCTACAAAAATCTGATTAGTTTACTATAGGCTACTTATCAAGCAAGACAATGTTTTTTCATGTTGAAAGGTCCCTTATATTATTTTCTACAACCAAACAAAAGAACTAGAGCACTATAAACCGCCTTAGTTCTAAGTGTCTAAGTTAACACAAAACAGAAACTGCCCTTAAAAACGCAACTCAATTACTAAAGTGTACGTACATGGCTTTTCCAGTTTTCTTATGCGGACTGCAATatacaacaaaaatgaaaatgaaaattaataatcGTGGTACTGTTGAATATCAAAG
This genomic window contains:
- the MYSM1 gene encoding deubiquitinase MYSM1 isoform X1 translates to MAAAEEPEVDIEGDAAAAPGETPPGDYENTASSLLQDHYLDSSWRTDNNLPWTLDSSISEENRAVIEKMLLEEEYYLSNKALSEKIWLNQKEAEKKSMRSPHKKTGKAMVRSPTKSASYSLKWTSQEKELFEQGLVKFGRRWTKIAKLIGSRTVLQVKSYARQYFKNKAKNDECEKEEQNRCGSSSLSTEDGIRVEAWSPGNLRGRADPNLNAVKIEKLSDDEEVDITDDMDELLSPTFLQEAGKSDLSVLSQSPAQEMRGRECVFSSVGHSSAISLPKEVPQHTVQDTVEALIFPDVAATCSQHMNGDKSMNLDYQQCNNFIEKAEQSRIVTSHATRQVTDRELTEEQRDLPDTGLLFHSPCQMDEEPQEETEDLKPPDQEVEIDRSIILDEEKQAIPEFFEGRQAKTPERYLKIRNYILDQWERCKPKYLNKTSVRPGLKNCGDVNCIGRIHTYLELIGAINFGCEQAVYNRPQPADKTRSKEGKDTAEAYQLAQRLQSMRTRRRRVRDPWGNWCDAKDLEGQTFEHLSAEELARRREEEKLKPAKSSKGSRQVKSSFDPFQLIPCCLFTEEKQEPFQVKVSSEALLIMDLHSHVSMAEVIGLLGGRYSEADCVVEVCAAEPCNSLSTGLQCEMDPVSQTQASETLAARGYSVIGWYHSHPAFDPNPSIRDIDTQAKYQSYFSRGGAMFIGMIISPYNRNNPLPYSQITCLVISDEISADGSYRLPYKFEVQQMLEEPQWELIFEKTRWIIEKYRFSHSSVPMDKIFHRDSDLTCLQKLLECMRKTLGKVTNCFIAEEFLTQIENLFLSTYQSERKSNPEENENECSNELPM
- the MYSM1 gene encoding deubiquitinase MYSM1 isoform X3; the protein is MAAAEEPEVDIEGDAAAAPGETPPGDYENTASSLLQDHYLDSSWRTDNNLPWTLDSSISEENRAVIEKMLLEEEYYLSNKALSEKIWLNQKEAEKKSMRSPHKKTGKAMVRSPTKSASYSLKWTSQEKELFEQGLVKFGRRWTKIAKLIGSRTVLQVKSYARQYFKNKAKNDECEKEEQNRCGSSSLSTEDGIRVEAWSPGNLRGRADPNLNAVKIEKLSDDEEVDITDDMDELLSPTFLQEAGKSDLSVLSQSPAQEMRGRECVFSSVGHSSAISLPKEVPQHTVQDTVEALIFPDVAATCSQHMNGDKSMNLDYQQCNNFIEKAEQSRIVTSHATRQVTDRELTEEQRDLPDTGLLFHSPCQMDEEPQEETEDLKPPDQEVEIDRSIILDEEKQAIPEFFEGRQAKTPERYLKIRNYILDQWERCKPKYLNKTSVRPGLKNCGDVNCIGRIHTYLELIGAINFGCEQAVYNRPQPADKTRSKEGKDTAEAYQLAQRLQSMRTRRRRVRDPWGNWCDAKDLEGQTFEHLSAEELARRREEEKLKPAKSSKGSRQVKSSFDPFQLIPCCLFTEEKQEPFQVKVSSEALLIMDLHSHVSMAEVIGLLGGRYSEADCVVEVCAAEPCNSLSTGLQCEMDPVSQTQASETLAARGYSVIGWYHSHPAFDPNPSIRDIDTQAKYQSYFSRGGAMFIGMIISPYNRNNPLPYSQITCLVISDEISADGSYRLPYKFEVQQMLEEPQWELIFEKTRWIIEKYRFSHSSVPMDKIFHRDSDLTCLQKLLECMRKTLGKYCLGMNMCQRKAERRAFHVGR
- the MYSM1 gene encoding deubiquitinase MYSM1 isoform X2, with product MAAAEEPEVDIEGDAAAAPGETPPGDYENTASSLLQDHYLDSSWRTDNNLPWTLDSSISEENRAVIEKMLLEEEYYLSNKALSEKIWLNQKEAEKKSMRSPHKKTGKAMVRSPTKSASYSLKWTSQEKELFEQGLVKFGRRWTKIAKLIGSRTVLQVKSYARQYFKNKAKNDECEKEEQNRCGSSSLSTEDGIRVEAWSPGNLRGRADPNLNAVKIEKLSDDEEVDITDDMDELLSPTFLQEAGKSDLSVLSQSPAQEMRGRECVFSSVGHSSAISLPKEVPQHTVQDTVEALIFPDVAATCSQHMNGDKSMNLDYQQCNNFIEKAEQSRIVTSHATRQVTDRELTEEQRDLPDTGLLFHSPCQMDEEPQEETEDLKPPDQEVEIDRSIILDEEKQAIPEFFEGRQAKTPERYLKIRNYILDQWERCKPKYLNKTSVRPGLKNCGDVNCIGRIHTYLELIGAINFGCEQAVYNRPQPADKTRSKEGKDTAEAYQLAQRLQSMRTRRRRVRDPWGNWCDAKDLEGQTFEHLSAEELARRREEEKLKPAKSSKGSRQVKSSFDPFQLIPCCLFTEEKQEPFQVKVSSEALLIMDLHSHVSMAEVIGLLGGRYSEADCVVEVCAAEPCNSLSTGLQCEMDPVSQTQASETLAARGYSVIGWYHSHPAFDPNPSIRDIDTQAKYQSYFSRGGAMFIGMIISPYNRNNPLPYSQITCLVISDEISADGSYRLPYKFEVQQMLEEPQWELIFEKTRWIIEKYRFSHSVPMDKIFHRDSDLTCLQKLLECMRKTLGKVTNCFIAEEFLTQIENLFLSTYQSERKSNPEENENECSNELPM